The genome window TTTTTACCCAGTACAGTCCTGTCTCTGTTTTCAAACGACCTTGAAATCACAGTCTGCTAAAATTGGAGAAGGTGACTCTGTGACAGGCTGCTTCCCCGTCCTCGCTCAGGCTCCTTCCATTCGATTTCTCCATCCCCAGGCTGCTCACCTTCTCAGAAGAGTGAAGAAACATCTGCTCTACCCTGAGGAAGAGCGAAGTGGGGTCTGGATGATTAAAGCTTATTCCCTGGTGGGAGAGGACCTTGGGAATTTAAAGTGTCAGTgctgggggggagcagggggctgtggACCCTGAATCCAGTGTGCAAAGAGCAGCAATGAGCCATCAGCCGCGGTGGCATCGCATCGCGCCGAAAGCGGAGGTAAGAGCATCAGCAGTTTGGGCGAGGAACGAAGCATCCCTCATGCGGTGTGTGGGCACGTGCTGGGGAGGTGTCCTAGAGCCTCGCTGGGCCCCGTGctcatttcttctgcagacAGGGTGGCAAGAGAGGAACCTGTTTTTGCTGGTGCTGGCCGGGATGCAGGGGCACGGCGGCTGGGCGGCAGTGCTGGATGGGTGGGTGGCAGTGCTGGATGGGTGGACGGCAGTGCTGGATGCAGGGACAGCGATGCTGCAGCGGCCGGGGATGCACTATCACGGGGGGACAAGCATCCTCCACGGGGCACTGCTCCACTCGCCGCCGGGGCTTGCTGCAGCACTCCGGCTCCTCGCAGTGCAGGGGTGGGCGGTACTGCTGCAGCGGCCGGCGATGGATTTTCATGGGTGGGGGGCAGACGGGCTGCACGTGGCTCACCTCCACCCGCCGCCGGGGCTTCCCGAAATTACAGCTTTGCTgtggtgggcagcagctctggggtgggCATGGCTCCATGGGCTGGCAGCCTTGCGGTTGGCTCTGGCAGGACCCCTCAATGTCGCGGCTGAGGCTGCCGGGGTCATGGCATGGGGGCACATCTGTGGTGCCCATGGGACTTTCGTGGCAGCACCCTGTGGAACCGTGCCATGTCCAGCCCTTCTCGCCACAGACCGAGCTGTCGTAGCACAAATCCTGATAGCTGTTGCCTTTATGGTAGTGCATCCTGTGGCAGAGATGGCCAAGCGCTTGGGGATAAGCAgtctgggaaaaagaaaaaacacccaccgacttctttcttttctgctgtttctatgaaaaaaaaaagaggaatcgAAGACAGCTGAGAGAATCCAACTCACCCTGTGATCTGTGACAGACAGGCTGAGCAGGGAGCGTGAATCCTGAGGACAGAGCTGGGGCTGAAAGCTTTTATACATGGCCGAGCTCTCTTGGAAATGAGGCATGCCATGGGAATTAATAGCTGAGCCGTGAGTGCCACTtctgtatgtatatttttttctggcacttGCTATTGGATTAATCAGCTGCAATTAGCATCTGCCTTGATGTAACGTCGGCTTAGCTCTTTGCATATGCAGTGGCCATTATCTAATTAGTTCTCCCATAGGTCGTGTTCAAATACGCTGTTACCTAATGTTAGTCAGATGCGATTCTGGGATAAGGATACCTGGAATACCGTAATGCTGAGTGATGTGCCCAAAAGGAGTCTTTCGTGGTAGTGGGAAAACCTCAAAAAAGCCCACAGGTACCGGTGCCCGGTCCCCATCTTCAGGTGCCCAATGGCTCATGCCTTGAAACAGGGTGTTGGTGCAGAGATATTGATTTTTCACGgacctgaaagaaaacagagaaaaatctatcactgaaaacaagcaagGTTCCTGCCAGAATaaagagcaatttaaaaaaaaaaaaaaggaaaaaaattggaaaaacagtgaaattccATTTTCAATGAGAAGTGATTGATTTTTCAACTCTGTTTCAGCTTAACACCACCCTGACCAACCCTAAACCAGGAATCATGTTCGTGGTGTGCTCCATGGAGTTGAGGTTTTTCCCCAAACTGCTTTCTGGGCATTTTACCCACAGCTGGAAATCCAGCCTGATGCTCAGCTGACGTGAGATGATTTTACTGCCTTGTTGAAAAATACGGGAAGTTTTCCAGCTGGCTTTGCGGATGGGGCTGCAGGTTGGACCTTGTTTGTCAGGGAAGGTCTGTGATACCCAGACATGATGCTCATCACCTGCCAGAGCACAGAGAAACCTGCCAGCTGGAGAGATGGTGAGGGAAGCAAGGGTGACATCAGGATTATGATGAATGGCAGATGTTGTTGCCCTGTGTGTGGCATGGATGACTGGAAGGCATGAGCTCTGAATACAGGCTCCCTATGGACACAGCACGCTGGGCTGGACCACGTCAGGCTGTGGATGGGATGTATATTCCCCTATTTAAATGAATTAACTCTCTTCCAAGTGAGGCGCATCTTGGTCAAGTGAGTGGCTACAACACCGAAAGCCCTTTTATGCGCTGCACATCTGGAACAAGGACACTACAAAGGGATGCTGACCTCAGAAACCAACAATGTCAAGCTTTGTCAAGCACCATATCGACCTTTCTGACATCTCTGCTTTGACTCATTTTCCATGCAGCTGCTccactttgcatttctgtggaCGATcaaggcatttttttaagtACCAGCAAAGTatctctgccagcagccccggGGCTGTCCAGTGCAAAAGGTATTTCCTTGTGCTCGCTCCACAGTAGATTGTCTCTAAGAGATGCTCAGAGGTTTGTCCGGTGGTGTTCAGGTTTGAATCACAGGGAAAAGCATGTGCAGAATTCAGGGGTGTGACTCCAGGGCGCATGCTTGGACCTGACAGTTTTGCTACTGCTGAGATAATTTGTTCTTCAGCtacaggaaaaatgcaaattgcCTTGCAGGAAGCCACAGGGCTTGCATGTAAGGATGGAAAAACCCTTGGTATCTGTTAAGGGCCAACAGGGATTTTAGATTTATAGCCCTTTACCCCAGTCTCAGGATTATgctggttttggatttttttcatcttagaAGAGATGTTTTGGAGTCAGTTCCCTTCCCCAGGATATTACAAATCATGAAGTGCAAATACTTAATTTCTGAATCTCCTCTCTTAAAATTTGCCACATTTTACTAGAATTCCAGGTGAAATTAGATAGTATTTCTGAAACCTTCAGGCTAGACTTACATATCCACATCTTTCAATGactccctctctccctgcacCATGCAGACCATGCTTGCTGGTCTATTTAACCTTATAGACAAGATACCCAGCCTTTTAAGAAGCTTGCTTTAAAGCTCAGCAAATTTGCTGGAAAGATTTCCCTTAACAAAGACAACCTGTAGCTCTGGCTTTAGGACCATACAGATGCTTTGATTGCAGACTGTGTATCTTCATGGTCATAAAGCAGAGGAAAGACAGCATGAAACTGCATGGCCAGGAGGATACTCGTGTAGCTTAGGTAACGAACTGTCACTAGCAAACGCTATTTTTCCCCAGATGAGAGACTAATCCAAGAAGTTTACTGCGtatgctgtgctgctgtcatcAGGAGCATGAGAAACAgttgaaaatataattatattcaGAAACTAAGCAACTGCTAAAAAAGTCCCAGACCAGAGCTATAGTTCAAAagataaatgaataaatatatacCAGAAGTTTGCAGTGTCATAACTTATCcattttattgtcttttgtGACTAATTGGAgattaaagcaagaaaagggaGTATGATACATCAGCAGCATTAAACATCCCACAccccaagaagaaaattaacagcagGACTAGTGCTTACAGAGGAAAATTGCACTGATCAGTGGGTAGCAATTTCAAAGCACGTTACAAACATTTGGTGATTAAAGACAGATAAAGAAGAGATCTACAGTCTCTaagcaaaggaggaagagcaTTTAGGGCAGTATCCGTATCCATGTCCAACACCGAatgagccagcagggaagcagcaggcagtgcagccctgcctgcccttcaCTGAGTGGGTTTAGTTGCCACCACAGCAGCCGCTGCCACTGCCACCGCAGCAGCCTCCATTGTTATTCCTCATGACGTAGCAGCAGGTCTGCATGGGCATGCAGCAGGTGgtggggcagcagcactgcatggGCGAGCAGCACATTGGTGTCTTGCAGCACTTAGGGCTGCTGTAGCAGCACACAGAGTAGTTACTTCCACCGCAGCATCCACAACCTCCGTTGGGCATGTTGTTGGTAGTAGTGTAGGCAAAGCTGGAAGGAACAGAGAGAGTCTGTGACTGGGAGCAGGAtatttggaaatacagaattaattcAAAGCTCGGTTTATGCTAAATTCTGAGATTCAAGGAGCTGAAACTGAGTGCTGTCTTGTTTGTAGCAAATCTTGCTCATAACTCTGTCTTCTTCCTGCAATGTGGATGCCCACCTATTCGTACCAGGCTGTTCCGAATGTCTTAGCAAGAATCACACAGCACAGCGCACACAGCCCTTGTTCTGAGCCGTCCTGAGCCGCCCTCCGTCCCCTCGGTCTGCATGGCCCTGCTGACACTCCTGTAGCCTCTCCATCCTTCAATGCTTCTAGCTCATCCCCGTGATTCCTAGTACACAGCTCATAGAAGCCCAGCTTCAAATCCCAGCCCAGCTACCCAGTTGTATCTGGATCCTGTTATAAGACATCCATcgcatttttcttttttgaaaaggaaggaaggttTAGATGTTCTCACTTACCCTGTTGAAGAGTGAGGAGAGTTGAAGGGAAGAGAAGACGAGCGAATGAAGTGAGCTGGGCCAGGAGACCTTTTATAGTCCTCAGCACCTGCCTCCTGGAAGTGAGACAGCCATTGACCATTTGAACTTCCCTGTTTACTAACCCAAACCCATACTTTTTAGTTATACGTGTCTTCTGGTATTTACTCTTTGCCTTATTATTTGTGATAACTACCTTTGTTTTGCCTCATAATTGTTTAGCCTGCAGATAATCAAAGGGCTTCTATGAATACTAATGAATTTATCctctctgcagctttgcaaGGGAGCCAAAAAATGCATCCTTGTATCTGTTTGACGAATGCAAACAGTGACGGCCAAAGATGCTAAGGGACTTACTCAGCAGGGGCTGGTGCTGAATCAGTATGAGAGCCAAAACTGAACCCCTGGGTTGTGTCTTTCAGGCACATGATAGGTTGCTTCATCGGACTGGTgtttgaaacaaacatttggAAAATTTCATGAAAATAGGTATGTTTGTTCCTGGTCATAGGACATGCATGTGAAGAGGGAGCAAGAAGACCATGTGTTTGGCATGTGTTGGGAGTCATGCTGGCTCTGGGGTCTCAGTCACCTGCATGTGACTCCATGCAAGATCATTGTGTCCTCATGCATGCTAAGAGCATCTTTGAGATGCCAAAGCCATCTTTGTGTTTTTGCTTGCCTAAACTTGTGTAAATTCTCCAGTCTGGGGGGGTTTGGGTTTGCATGTGGGCATTACTAGCACAAGAGCGCTTCAgtccctgctctgctttgctggggCTGCTTTcctagaaacatttttgaaaactcTGAATTGAATTTTCgctttggaatatttttcattttaattaaaaggtcCAGGGGCAGCACTGCCTTTGCAAATGGCAAGGCAAGGAGCCATGGCTCTGGGACTGGGCATGGTGCACTGCAAGTCAACATGTCGCTGCGCAACCTTCCCTTGCATCCAGCTGGATCCCCCTTGTGTGCCGGAGCCCTGGCACCAAGCAAGTCCACCTGCCCGGCTCCTCAGCAGGCAAGGAGGGATGTTTAGAGTTGGAGGTTGTACAGGACTCTGTGGGTGTTTGAAGTTGTAAATGAAGTTGCCCAACATGGACCGAGAGGTGGAGAAGAAGATGAAGGTGGAAGAGTTGtgacaaacacagaaaactggtCCTAACTGGAGTCATGGAGCTAAGTGGGAAGCAGGGACGCAGAAGTGATGCAGGAAGAGACATTGCTGAGGTGGAACCATTTtctgggagggagagaggatgGGGGAAAGGTCAAGGTAAGGCAGAGCCTTGGGCAACTGAGCCAGGGTGGATGAATGCTTGTTTAACGCCAGCCACTGCCTCCAATGCGCTTTGCTGTGGGGCTGAATGCTGGCAAGAACACAGGGTATTTGGGAGGAATTTTTTCCACGGCTTAAAATTGCAGCTGTCATTTGAAGACCTCGCCACATTATCCTGAGGGGAGTGCTGCCTAATGAGAGGATGGTGGAGCCTGCCTGGCGagttccctgcctgctgcctgaCATCCTTCGGGATCCCTGCAGTGCTCCAAAGAGGGGTACTCCTAGATGAGCTGCTACCAACCCCGAGAATGCTAGCAGGGGCCTCGGTTTGCTTTCTGCATGGTGCGAGGGGGAGCGGATTGTGATTTTAGTGCTGCTTCACCTCTGCAGTAAATGCAGCcagctcctttccctgctttcctggaatgAGAGTAATTCATTGAGTGAaatgctggagaagcagcacatgTATTTGCAACTTCTCCAGGCAGAGTAGAAGAACATGCACGGCATTACCTTCCCAGCCGGTCCCCTCGGAGCAGCTCTGTTACGGAAATTACACATGCCAGCCACCATAACCGAGTTTGACTCCAAGTTTCCACATAAGCTGAAATATAGATTCTTTATGAAAGTACTTTTTATTAATAGTGCTACAGATCAAGCTAGGTGCCTCCAAAAAGGGATcctggacaaaaaaaatctctgtgcaATCTAAGTTCCCACCCCTCATAGTTCAGACCAATAGTAAAACTAAGGTCTGggttcttcttcctttttattggCTTGGttggtttgctgttttgttACTAAGCAGTTGCTAAATGGTCATCTTCTCACACAGTATCACATCCTTTTTGGTCAGTTTCAGCCAAACGTTGTAATATGGTTGCTACAGTTCATATACCACAATCTATAAGCTTTGTCTACTCTAACTACTAAAGTTTAAGCTCCTAGCTTTGTCTGCTTTAGCTATTATTAATGTTTAAGCTGCTAGCTGTAAATTTCAGCTAATTTTCACAAAAGCTCTCAGTACAGTATAAGAAGTCATATCTATTGTTTGCCTGCCCATAAGAACTGAttaatttacaaagaaataatgagGCAAAGGGGCACACTTCACTTGTGCCTCCAGAGGGAGATTTCTCATTGGCAAATCCTGCAGCTGCAAGGAGTGATGATCTAGGTGGGCATTTCCCACCGATGGTCATTGTGTCAGCCATCCGTGTAACCCACGTAACCGAATGGCCTTTGTTGAGTGGGCTTAATGCAAAGAAGGGACTGGCGCATTCCTCCGTGGAAACAGAGGCAGTAAAGGGCATTAAACACAGGATGAAGACTGTGATGCAGATCTTGCATGCTATATTTTGGTACAACTCTTACTGACCCAATCGCTCCTTGAAGATGGTGGAGGTTTCTCACCATTTGTTCTAATATTTTAACTTGATATCTGGTAACCCAGACATTTTAGCAGAGGCAAGACCTCCACCTCATAAATGTTAAACCATTTACAGGGACTGTCTGCAGGTTCTGAAGCAGACCTCTCGCTGCTCGAAATACACGGAGCTTTCCTAGTTGGGATGTGCATGTGTCAAACTGTTTCAGCTCCTTTGCAAgtttatgtattattttctttctagttttaTAGTGAGAGGGTAAATACTGCTTGGAGAGATGACAGACACTCAGTTCATGGTTGAATAGAGCCATGCAGAAGCTCAGGACTGCATCAGGGAtgcactgatttttcttgtgtaggcaacccccccccccctagCTGGCACCTTTTAGGCAGGAACATCCCAAcgctggaaaaaaatgcaaagaaaaggtAATAGGTGAGGTGATGCACCCTGCCTTCACCAGctagcaaacagaaaaccaccaGGAGTTTTGCAGTGTCATGAACTACAGATTTTATTGGTTTTCAGAGAGACTGAAGCAAAACAGTGATGAAAAGAATTAAACATCCCAACACGAAGAGGAAAATTAACAGCAGGACTAGTGCTTACAGAGGAAAATCATGCTGATCAGTGGGCAGCAGTTTCAAAGCACATTACAAGCATTTGGAGATTAAAGGTAGACAAAGAAGAGAAGATCTACAGTCTCTaagcaaaggaggaagagcaTTTAGGGCAGTATCCGTATCCATGTCTAACACCGAatgagccagcagggaagcagcaggcagtgcagccctgcctgcccttcaCTGAGTGGGTTTAGTTGCCACCTCAGCAGCTGCCGCCACTGCCACCGCAGCAGCCTCCATTGTTCATGGTGTAGCAGCAGGTCTGCATGGGCATGCAGCAGGTCTGCATGGGCATGCAGCAGGTGGTGGGGCAGCAGGACTGCATGGGCGAGCAGCACATCGGCATCTTGCAGCACGGCTTCTTGGTGCTGTAGCAGCACACAGAGTAGTTACTTCCACCGCAGCATCCACAACCTCCGTTGGGCATGTTGTTGGTAGTAGTGTAGGCAAAGCTGGAAGGAACAGAGAGactctctttttctctgcctgaaTGTCCCAGTTGTTTAGGCATCTTGCAACATGCTTATCCCAAAGTCCATCCCAAACTGACTGGGGAATTCCCAGCTGTCTAGAATCCCATAACAGCCTGTCCAAGAGATCTCCAGATTTTTGCATCGGACACCCATGCATTTGGCATATTGTCCAACACTGGTTCCACCAGAAAGAAGCCACCCAGGTGGACCCCAAAACCAACCTCAGAACTG of Falco rusticolus isolate bFalRus1 chromosome 19, bFalRus1.pri, whole genome shotgun sequence contains these proteins:
- the LOC119140147 gene encoding keratinocyte proline-rich protein-like, with amino-acid sequence MHYHKGNSYQDLCYDSSVCGEKGWTWHGSTGCCHESPMGTTDVPPCHDPGSLSRDIEGSCQSQPQGCQPMEPCPPQSCCPPQQSCNFGKPRRRVEVSHVQPVCPPPMKIHRRPLQQYRPPLHCEEPECCSKPRRRVEQCPVEDACPPVIVHPRPLQHRCPCIQHCRPPIQHCHPPIQHCRPAAVPLHPGQHQQKQVPLLPPCLQKK